The Myripristis murdjan chromosome 17, fMyrMur1.1, whole genome shotgun sequence DNA segment TGCTACTGGTGTAGTTGATGATGATATATTGTATTTTGGGCTTTAGATACCACCACACAGGCCCCGTGTCTTCATTCTTCGCCTTGAGAGAGAGTCTGGCCATTCTTGCTGAGAAGGTAAAGAGACATTCCACCAGTTTTTGCATTTACTTTGATGCAACATGAAGCTTTATAGAACTAGCATCTTTGTTGTGGTCAGACTTAACCCTTAGAAATCCATCACTAAGACCTGTTTTCTTACAGTTTTTGGTCCAGAAATTTTTTGTATCAAAATAGTGTCTATTTTGCAATTTGCGTTTTTGGCAGTGTTGCCATATGATACAAGTTTATCAAAGGTACAACAGATACTACATACTGTACACCCAGCATGCATGACATGTGGTGACACAACTGCACTACTGTCTCGCTCAAGGTTACATGCTGGCAGGGTGTCATCACTGAGCTTCTCtgatctctgtctccctctagGGGCTGGAGGAGTCCTGGAGGAAACACAAGGAGGTAGCAGCCTACCTCTACAAGGGACTGGAGGACTTGGGTCTTAAGCTCTTCATCCCAGATAAGgtgaggcacagacacacaacaacaaataatgCTGTGTAACTGGGATACCCTAGCATAACAGGTTATGGCTGTATTTACCTGCAATACAGTAGATATAAATTTTCTCATGACTTTTGTTGCATGCCATTCCCaccttttgtctgtcttttctgtgAATCTCATTTGGATTTTTTGCCAATACAAGTggtaatttattaaaaagactTTAACCATTTCAATATCTTATAATAAGTTATAATGTTATTGTGGCACCATACCTCTACTGAGAAATTCCCACTAGAcattatcattttttcatgtttttcctctttattatGTGACATGTCCTGCAGGATATGAGGCTTCCCTCTGTCACCACCATTGCCATTCCTGAGGGCTATGACTGGAGGGCTCTGCTGACCTACATCATGAAGCACCACCAAATGGAGATGACTGGAGGCCTCGGTCCCTCCATAGGCATGGTGAGTATCTGCTGTTTCGATGCTATGATCTTCGCTTTAAGATCATGGCTAAGAGGGGCACCCTAGCCGCAGCCACCTGGGCCCCTCGCTACACATCATCCCattctctctgccctgtccctcctgtctctctccactgtgtctctattataaagagaaaaaaatcctctttatAAAGATCACGGTTAAGAGACCTCACATTTTCCCCTCAAAAAATCAGTTAATAAAGAAAATGGATTGAACAATTTGTCTTCACTAGGGAAGTAAATTCAATCTCAATTCCCACTTTATCATTAGCAGTACACTAGTGGAGCAAAGTCACACAGCGCCAGTGGCAGCCAGTGCCCTAAATTTGTGTAGCTTTTTGGGCCTAAATTCAGTCGAGATTACTACCAGTAATATTATGCCTATGCCCATTATGCCCCCTTTTCTTTATCCTGTTACTCTCTCTGTTTGTTACAAGAGCAACACCATCTATTTGGTAGTTTTACAACAGAGTCTCTCTTCTTATCTGCCCATGCAGCTCCACACAGTACTCTGACATACTGTATTTTCCACTCTTCTTTTCATTAGGTGATGCGAATTGGATTGATGGGATACAACTGCGAGAAGGCCAATGCTGATATGGCACTGCATGCTCTGGCAGACGCCCTCAAGAACTGCAAAAAGAGCAAAGCATGAGGGACACAATTCCCACGCCACCGGCCCAGTCCACATTCGTTCAGGGGAAAATGAAACCTGCAGATTCCTGCGAGATGACAGCTATACTGCAGTAGGCCACTGCATAAATATCAGGGATTCACACAATGTATTGTATAATCTGTGCTTTTGACCACAGAGATTTTATGCAAAAATGtgcaacacaaaataaaataaaataaaataaaaaaagatgcatcTCAGAAACAGGTCATAGGTCTTTATTTGTACAATTAGTAGTTTTTAAAGAGAAGAGAAGCGCACAGTCATTGTCCACAGAACACTGAAAGTACTGAAAAATGTCAGTCAATaaaatttgcattattttatcaAACATCTCTTGCCTCATTGTGCTGGTACTGGGAAATAGAGCACCTCCACAAATGGACAGTGGTACGGTCAGCAGTACGTGCCTTGGGGATTTTCCGAAGTCATGCTTTTTTCGAGGTCATCTTAGGTAGCCGTGGTGCAGAACTGTGCgcactacatttcccatgattCCTTGGAACGAGGGTGGCCGTCAATAAAAGGGCTCCGGACTGAAAATAACATTGTCGCAGTTTGATATGCATTTAATTTGTCCGTGTTATTTCCCTGCGGCTTTTCCTTATCCTGCTTCTTCATGTCTCCATAATACTCAACTTACTCAGTTTTAATGGCGTGCCCTTGTGACCAATCaggtaatgtttttattttaaattgggACGGAGAGATTGTGAAGCAATATAATAACTGTGTGGCCGGGCTTTACTGCGAGGTTGTGACCTGAATAACGATGTGCGCTTGAACATGGAAGGCCTGCCCTGTAAACAATTTCCTGCATATTTCATTAGAGTAAGCGCAATGTGCGATGTGCGTTTGATATTCAGATTCAGCGGCCAATAATTTTCTGCTTCATTGATAAACGCACGTAAAAATTCACGTGTTTCTCATGCATGATTTGTGGAATTTTGTGGAAATGTTATTAATCTTCTCtcctttttaattttgtcattaAATTTCAAGACGCCCGGCGCAGATCAGGCCGGCTGCTAATTGTTCAAAAGGGTTTGTGAAAATTTGGCAAAGACCCTTAAATAGCGAGTAGGTCCGCAAAAACAGGCGCACAGCTCCAGCTCTTACAGAGGGACGGCTGATGTAGGGTGAAGCTCGTTTCGCATTGGGTAGCCACACATttgcaagtgaaagaaaaataatgttttctgctgtttattcCTAAACTGGTGCATTTCGACTCGTCATCCTCAAACTATGAATACATGAACACTGAGAGAGAAGAGGTTATTTAAACCCAAATCAGAGCTTTGGGACACTTATTTTCGTCATTAAAGGGTTGATTCACTGCTTTTCACTGTATACAAACCACATTAGATGAggtttagatttaaaaaaaaaaaaaaaaaaaaaaaaatgcacgtTAACTTGTCAAACCTTGACATGAGCACTGAGAGCATAGCCCCTGTTTAAAATCATGTGCAGATTTGCGGAAGTTGGTCTGTGAAATCTAAGTAGTAAAGGTCgattgcactgtttttttttttttttttgtttgtttgtttttttctcattgcagAGCACGTTAGACCAGGTCCAGATCAAAAACCGCTGTACTTAGACTTGTCAAATACGGATTGCATTTATACTGAGGACCAAACACGATGGAAAACCAAGTTTGAAATTTGTGAAAGTAGTTTTCTATTTTTGAAATCAAAGTGAAGCTCGATTTCACTACTTTTACTGTGTACATAGCACATTAGATCTGGTCCAGGACCAAAACCATGTTTCAGATTTGACCTGGTCTAGaccaaaaaccactattcatgGACTTGTCAGAGATGGATTACGTTAACACTGACAGCATAAACACTATTTAAAACCAAATTTCAGATTTGTGAAAGTAATTTTCTATTTGTGAATGCCAAGTAAAGCTCAAAGGATTTGATATATGTCAGCTGTCTTATGAAGATATGATATATGTCATAATACATGGTGCTGATAGCTTCATGGATGTACACTAGGGTGGCCTAAAACATGAAAGTTGGAAAGTCTAAGCTCCTAATGTTGTCCGAAaaaatttcaccagcagagTTTTCTCATGCATTGCAACCAATTCAGGGGTTAGGAGATTAAAAAATATGAAGTTGaaaatttacatgtaaaaatgggCCACCCTAATTTAGAcatcaaaactacttggttaaggtgaggaaACAGTCATGGTTTGGGGTAAAATACTTCTGTCGTCACAGGAAACAAACACCAGCCTTGTTTCACACGAGTCAAACTCCAGTCTCCTGCCTGGAAGTCCTGTCTTTAATTGACCCATAAACCACCACaaccacagttttattttttccttcatcTCCTGTGAGTGAGCAGTTTTGTGGTGAACTGCAACTCTACATGAATAGGTAGTGTCCTGTGTGGCCTCACTATGTTCATGCAGTCCATGTTTGACAAGTCAGTCAGTACAGCGGTGTTTGACCTGACAGATCTACTGTGGTTTATATCCAGCAAAAGCAGTGAAATCAACCTTTACTTTGATttcacaaacagaaaatgactttCCTACTCTGTAGCATGGTTTTAAATCGTGTTTTGGCTCTCAGTGGTCATGTAGTCCGGGTTTGACAAGGCCAAGTATAGCAGCTTTTGAATTTTGCAATTCACGAGGAAAGAACACCTCCACAAAATTTcacaaatcatttttcaaataGCATAAAAGATATTAGCCTCTGCATCTGAATATCAAATGAATACCAAACATTGTGCCAAAGCTATATTTGGAAAATACATAGGTGTAATTTTAATTAGGAATTCCCAGTGCTAACATGAGATGATGCTCTGTCTGCTGAAGTGATTCACTCGCAATGGAGACTAATCCACGCTGTGCCTTCTTGTGCATGTTGAAGAGAAGTGTCATATCTTATATAGCCTAAaccatttggtgtgtgtgtgtgtgtgtgtgtgtgtgttttctccgtCAGTGGAGTTGAACCCAGTGCTCCTGCAGCTGGAGTGGCTCCTGGGTACCTGGGAATCAGATGAACCAGGGGAGGGATCCTTCCCCTCCATAAATCCCTTCCGCTACACAGAGACCCTGCACTTCTCCCATGTCGGCCAGCCGGTCATCAACTTCATGTGGGTTTGACTGGAGCAAGGAAACCTGAAAAgttgaggaaagaaagaaagaaagaaagaaagaaagaaagaaagaaagaaagaaagaaagaaagaaagaataagatGTTCATATTGAAGCATGATTATTGTGAAACCAGATTCTTAGGATagatttttactttaaaatttTCATGTCAGACTAGATGCTTGGGCTTAAGCTATTAATAAGTTTGTAGAAGCAATTTCAAATTTTACTTAAATAGGCACATATggtgtttgtgtcattttattcttATGCCTGCTATTAAAGTTACTCACTGTATATGTTGATCAGAGATGAAAGATGCTGGTGGATTAGTCTTTATTCATTgctataaatatacagtatatcccAGTGGTGGAGTTTAAGATGTACATAgttatacaaaacaaaaatgccacCTTTTTTCTGTGTAGTTTAAATGCTGATATATGTCTTCATACCCACTGCTGCAGCTACAATCACTCCAATTCAGTTTTCTTTAGTTCATCCAACTTTATTGTCTTATTGTGTTAACAGGTTTAATGCGTTTCATGCTACAAGTAAGAAGCCCCTGCACAGAGAGTGTGGCTTCATACGACTGCAGCCTGGAACCAAcagagtggcattcatcatcgcACAGAACTCAGGTAGCAGCGTGCATGCCACTGGCCATAACCTTATTGCTTATATTTGGGTTGATAAATTCTCTGGGGAAGTCATGAATATGTAATTtaacagaaatatattttacaaCACGTTTCACATTCAGTGCATCAGAAGGTGCTTTTTCTCTGCACCCTGTCAGCAGACTGTTCAGTTTAGTCACATTTTGCACAAAGCCTTGCCAGAAATATGTATGCATGCAATCAGACCCATCTGTTTCTCGCTTTAgttatgaattttatttttcatgttagaTCTTTCTCAAAAATGGATTGAGAAAGTATTAGTGAAAAAGGCCTTTTTTGCAAAGATGGAGACTGAATGTAGTTAGTTCCTGCTGACAAAGTACATTACAATTCCTCATGCTTGTACTCGGTGTGCCGGTGTGACTTCCTGTGCAGGCCTGGTGGAAATCGAGGAAGGAGAGCTGACAGGGCAGCAGCTGAACCTGCAGAGTCTCGCTCTGGCCAGAACCTCCTTCGCCAAGGAGCCGCACGTCCAGCAGGTCAGACTAAACctgaatatgaataaatgtattCAATACGACTGTGTTTTCAAGTGTAAAGTACACACAGAATTTGCACAGAAATTTAtcagcaacacattttttttgttgttattaacaAGATGACACCTGCAGTTTTCCCCGCTCCACACCAGTGACCTGGTCggctcttttctttccctcagaTTTCTCGAGTGTTCCAGCTTCGTCCAGATGGAAAGCTCGAGCAgacagtttccatggcaacagacaaCCAGCCACTGATGCAGCACTTGCACATCACCTACCATCGATCATCTTGACCCAACAGAGAGGCAGCGCTAAGATACATACAAATATCTTGGCCTGGGATTTCAAGTGTTGCCAGAAATAGGGGCACTGATCAGTAGTCAAATGTCAGGTTGGCTGACAATATAAACTAGTTTATGATTTAAGAGTAACTCTGGTGTCAGATGGGAATGCCTGTTCTAATTAAGATATTTAAAATCAAACTTAACCAACAAAATTAATGATAAATGTAAGTGAATAAATGTAAGCTGTTCTCAACCTGGAGCATTGGCTAAAACACAGCTAGAGCATCTTGTGGGCATTTTTTGGAAGCTGCAGTGGGCCTTATGTACAAAGCCCACCGTTTTACATTCTTATCTATCATACAGAGTAAAGCATCCAAACAGCCATATTTTCTCTCGTCTGCATGGgggatttaaaagaaaaaagacttgCAAAAGCAAAGCTGAAGTTGCACTAAGAGATGGACTGACCTGTATCCTGTCAAGTTTGAAGAATGTCAGAAATCTGAAAATTTTGAGTTGTATTTGTTTGACAATGCAATGTCCAATGCGTAACACAATGGATTTTTGATTTATGTTGATCTATATTGTCCAGATATTTAATACTTGAGATGTAAAGCTTATAAAACACTCATATCAGGCAGAGGCTTGGAATATTTGGTTGTGTGCCCatctgcctttctgtgactACAAAGTTCATGAATACTGGTTTCTTAACTTTGTGTCGGCATCCTGTTACTTTTTTCACCATTGCATTAATAAACTGTTAAGGCTCCATCGTGCTCAAGCTGCCTGATGGAAAGATCGGTGTAATAAAATGATCAACAAAATGTCCATAGGTGTGGATCATGTTAAAAGTTTATTctggactttaaaaaaaaatgctcagacacacatactTATAATTTAACATTGTGAATGTGACCACAAACAGGCATACTATACATTCAATCACTCTGGGAGCCATTGAGGTGGCTTTGTGTACACTGCAATGGCTCCaattaataaaatcataaataaactatttacagaaTATATACGCAAAATACGCAATAACACGTATGTAGCGTTCCTCAACCCATGAGGTCTTTGGCCGTATGCAATCTCTGAATGTGAGCCTGATCTTGCAGAAATCTGGACAGAGATTCATCACATTGGTCAATCTTTAAAACTGAAGTGAACAGTTTTCAGTGGGACTACTTTGGCTCATATTTGGAAAGGAAAGCTTCATGTGCTGTGGTAGAGCACAATCGTGTAATCAAACACATGAAATGTAACTGGTTGATACTAGCTGGCACTGCTCTTTGGCGTAAAGCCACTCCTTAATTgaaatacatttgttttgccAAGTTATAGCAATCCTAATCAGACTGATAAGACGGAGTATATTTGACCTTTGTGGTCATGTAGTTGCTGATCACGGGTTAGGAAGGTAAGTGCTGAATGAAAAGTGCTGGCCAGTAACATTTGTTCACACGGGCATGTAGAAAATTCAAGCCCAGATCAACAGCTTTCATTAGAAACATGATAATTagaaacataatttttaaaCTGTTTCCCTGATCTGTTTGAGACAAACTGGAGCATTGAATAGCTTTGTCTCAAAGAGTACGGACAGCCTCCACAGCTTACATTCATCCCCTGGAAAGCTGCAGAGCATTAATACATTACAGttacaacactggaaaacactgGTTTACTGCATTGATGTAGGCAGTGAGcatgtatttatataaaaaaaaataaagcgcCAAATATTATATGCTTTTGAAAAAACAGGGACAACTCTTTGGATGAAGGGTAATCACTGTTATGGACTTATTTGACACCGAGATAGCATGAATTTGATGCTGATGAGACATTTGTTGATGGTCACGCAGCAACAGACTGGTATTTGCTGGTTGGCTCAGTCCACATCAGTCAAGCTGTCATCCGCCTCCACTTGATCCGTAAGCCTGACATTTCCATCTCACATGAACGTGACTCCTGTCCAGTCCGTCTTGCCGTTTATGGCTCCTTCAtgacacagacatacagtgtGGTGAGAAAGTACTTGAAGGACTCGATGGCAGAGGACATCCAGTGCTGCTCAGGGGTGAGATCCTTCCTCACCACGCATTTTGTGATTTCCCCCTAGAGAAAGGACATAGAACAATATTTACTTCGACTGGTTTGCTCAGCTATTAACAAACACATTTATAGGTCAAATTCACCCAAAAACCTGTTATTTATAAAATGAACATCTGCCTCAAGTTAGTTTTTCTGATGCAAATGCATGTAATTTCATGTAATTGAGTTTTTTAACCAACAGAGGGCGATATACACAAGTCCCGGCACAGAGGATGTTTCCATCGAATGAGCCAACAAGAGCCTTTTtttagagagaggaggacagaacCGCGAGCTGTTGAGCATCCTGAGCCTTATCCATTGCCTTTGTTGCTTTGGGTatcttcttgttttattttcattaaatgCTGGACACAGTAACTTTAAAGACTATTAGGAACCTACTCCTACTACCTCTGCCTTTACTGTCTGTATATATCATTGCAATattattgtaggattaatgcacatgttttggaataatgcagatttttaacaaatttctaaagcacatgtttttatatttcttatttccttttctatttcttatgatttcatttatgcgactactttttttctcttgagaatttgagcaactgcaactgacccaatttccccacggcgatcaataaagtatttctgactctgattctgagtCAATGATGCTACATGCGGCCATATTAAAGCAATATGATAAGACAGTAAAAGACTTAATGtggaacaagaaaaaacaactttatgaTACTGTAATACTATAAAATACATCCTTCCAAATGACCAAACTCTTCAAACAGTGATGTAATGTGGATGCTGGCCCTGACTGGGTTAAAATTAGAAAAGAATAACAGGAATGAGTGTATCTAATTATCACATTCAAAAGAAGTTATGGTCAAATCCATAAAATGGTGGTGATATCACACTGTATTCAGTACTATGACATAATCCTAATATAATGCACTGGGAGAAAAACCGTTTAAAAGAAACAGTGGCTTCTTGACAGGATACACTTaataaaatggtcaaattttgAAAGTACCTTCATATTAGAGTTTGTGCACGTTCTACATTTAATTATTTAGTGTATGACTATTAACAAACTGGGActaatttattaaaaagcagTAGCGTTTTGTAAAACCTATTATATCTTGCATAACCCCTGTAATTGCTTGAGGATGATCTGGAAGAATGTTGTTTTATAAATAAGGACAGATGCATACCGATGACTTCTAATGTGGTCATGGTCTTTTGTAACATCACTTTAAAACAAAGGAGCTCACTATTCAACTACCCCTCCTTCTTGTTccttccccccttctctcttccttttttgttcGCTTGCTTCCTTTTCCCCCCcatcttctcttcttccttctgTAAAATTAGATATATGCACATTGATTACAGCCCTTTCGTCACACCAACTTGGGTGTTACAGCCCTGCCTGCATGACCGACTGACATTTTGGCTTTACTGTCTTTTATTTCATAACATCTTTTGCGTTTATTTTCTATACTTTTTAACTTTCAACTGTTAATTTTTGCAGTTCCTATGCAAACATAACTGTCTGTCCCACTGTATGgacgttgttttgttttgttttgtttcatatatATCGTGGACAGATAGTGTGAGgaataaaaacatgcacagcTGTCACTGACCCAGCCTCCCCGTCTCTTCAGCCAAGGGACCAGGAACTTGCGGACAAACTGGCCCAGAATGTCCACTAAGATGTGCACTGTGGCCGACTGGCCTTGCCTCACACAGTCCACGGCAAGGGCCCCAGCCACTGCGTACATGGACACCACCTTCCCCCACGTTATACCTGCAGACGGAGGAAGACAGCAAGAAAAACACCTGGGAGTTAATGTGCTGTATCTTAACGTGTGTCATCATGTGCAGGAACTCATGTTCATTGCCACTATGTTGCTGAAATTCACAAAATACGATATGGATAAAGAAGCAGTTTGCtcaaagtacaaaaacaatatttcccCACTTGCTCCTTGTGTATTCTATCCATCCAGACAGTTTCCGTGGAATTTGGAAAGGTTTCCAGCGTGATGTCAACCTTTCCTGTCCCCGTTCACCCCtctacagcagcagctctttccaaacACAATCAGTACGTTTACATGTACACTA contains these protein-coding regions:
- the thap4 gene encoding peroxynitrite isomerase THAP4; the encoded protein is MACPCDQSVELNPVLLQLEWLLGTWESDEPGEGSFPSINPFRYTETLHFSHVGQPVINFMFNAFHATSKKPLHRECGFIRLQPGTNRVAFIIAQNSGLVEIEEGELTGQQLNLQSLALARTSFAKEPHVQQISRVFQLRPDGKLEQTVSMATDNQPLMQHLHITYHRSS